The Thiorhodovibrio frisius genome segment CGTCGACGTGAGCCAGACTGGCTGACCGCCATGCGCGCGGCGGCCACCGAGCGCGCCAGCAATCAGGGTGTGCCGACAAAACGATCCGAGGGCTGGCGCTATACCAGCCTGCGCGCGCTGATCGATCAGGGTTTTCAGCCCCACCAAGAGCCCATCACGGCGCTGCAACCCGAGGATATCGAAGACCAGCTGATCCCCGGTCTGGACAGCCATCGGCTGGTCATGGTCAACGGTCACTTCGAGCCGCGCCTGTCCCAGCTCGAGGGGCTGCCGGCAGGGGTACGCATCGGCAGTCTGGCTGATGTCTTGGCGCAGGATGCCGATGCGCTCGCCGGTCTGCTGGGGCAGATTGCTGGCGACGGCCAGCATCTGTTCACCTCGCTCAATACTGCCGGTTTTGATGATGGCCTGGTGATGCTGATCGACGCCAAGGTGCGTCTGGAACGCCCGGTCGAGCTGCTGAATATCTCCATCGGGCTCGATCAAGCCGAAGGCCCCGGGCTTGCGCAGCCGCGCCATCTGATTCATCTGGCCGCAGGTGCCCAGGCCGAGCTGATCGAGCGCCACCTGAGCTTTGGTGACGCGCTTTACTGCAACAACGCCGTGGTTGAAATCCGCCTGGCCGAGCAGGCGCGCCTGCACCACGTGCGGCTGCAGCAGGAAAGCCCGAGTGCTTATCATCTCACCGGCCTGTATCTGGAGCAGGACGCTGCCAGCCGCTACCGCAGCGTCAATATCGGCATGGGTGGTGTCTGGGCGCGCACGGATCTGGTCGCGCGCTTCCTCGCCCCGGAGGCTGACTGTGAGCTGCAGGGCCTGTACCTGGCCGGAGACGGGCAACTGATCGACTACCACATGGATGTGCAACATCTGGTGCCAGGCTGTGCGAGCCGCGAGAACTTCAAAGGGATTTTGCACGGCAAGGGCAAGGCAGTATTCGACGGACGAGTCTATGTTGCGGCGGACGCGCACCAAACCGATGCGGCCATGTCCAACCGCAACCTGATTTTGTCGCCCAATGCCGAGGTGGACACCAAGCCCCAGCTCGAGATCTATGCCAATGACGTGAAATGCAGTCATGGCACGACGGTTGGCCAACTCGATCCGGAAATGCTGTTTTACCTGCGCTCGCGCGGCATCGCCGCTGCGCTGGCACGACGCATGCTGTGCCTTGGCTTTGCCGGGGAGATCATCGACGCCATCGGCTCCGAGCCACTGCGCGAGCAGATTTCCGAGGCTGTCGGTGAACGCCTGGAGCGCTCGCCGCTATGAACCCAATGACCAGAACTGCGACCCAGCCAAGCGCGTATCATCGGGATCAAGCAGGCTTTTTTCCCTCACTGATTGGGAATTTGACAGGGGAATCAAGGGCAATGAACAGACTAGCGCGATTCACCGGCTTTGGCCGCGACAAACAACCAACGGAGACGGACGACACCGCCGGAGTGCCATCGCCCGAGGTGCCTGAAGTGGAGGCAGTTGTTGAACAGATGGATGCCGAAGAGCTGCGCGAACCCATTATCGCTGCGCTGCGCCGCGTGCATGATCCGGAAATCCCAGTCAACATCTACGACCTGGGCCTGATTTACAAAATCGACATCGCCTCCAATGGCAATGTGGATGTTGACATGACCCTGACTGCCGCCGCCTGCCCGGTGGCCGGCATGATGCCGCTGATGGTCAAGGACGCGGTGCAGAAGGTCGAGGGCGTCGGCCAGGTGGAGGTAGAGCTGGTCTGGGACCCGCCCTGGAGTCAGGACAACATGTCCGAAGAGGCTCTGCTGCAGCTTGGCATGATGTAAGGGCAGGATGTAAGGGCATGATGTAAGCCGGCCGGCTACCGGGAAAGGCGTGCGAGTTGTAAACTGGCACGCATGAACATCAGCACTCGCCCATCGCACCAACCCCTGAGCACCACAGGCGCACCCGGCCAGGGCGCGCAGCCGCTCGCTGAGGTCGCGCAGATGCCCGCCATCCGCCGTGCCGGCGGCGGTTTGCGCTTTCTGGGTGCAGTGTTGCTATTTTCCACTCTCAGCCTGCTGAGCTGCCAGTCGTTGATCTTCTGAGGCAGGTCATCATGTCACTCGACCGTCATGACATCAGCGGCGATGTGCGCCAAGCCGCCAACAGTGCTCGTCAAAGCTGGCAGCGCTGGCGTGAAGGGCGCCCAAAAGCCCCGCGCATGCTGTTGCTATGGCTGGCGACCGTCCCCCTGATTCCGGCCGCTTTTGCCAGCCTGGTCACTGGCCACCTCAGCGCATTCACCGCCGATGCCCTGGCTTACGCGCTCTTTGCCGTTGCCGCCATCCTCGCCCGGCGCGGTTATCTCAACAGCACGCGCGAACCACGCCGACGCTTCTCCCGTCGCCTATATCTGCCGTTGCTCAATGTCGCTGGCGTGCTGGTGGGCGCGGCCACTGCGATCACAGCCATTGCGGGTGCTGGCTACGCGGCTTCGGTCGGCTTGGCCTTCGCGCTAGTGGCGATGACTGGCTTCTTTCTCGCCTACGGCATGCAGCCCTGGCTCAAAGGCGAGCGACTCGAAGCCGTCGACCGCGAATCCCGCTTGGTCGCTGAGGCCTTAGCCGAGGCCGAAAGCCGGCTGATCCAGATCGAGCAGGCCGCGCACGCGCTCGGCAATCAGGAGCTGCGTGGCCGGCTCTCGCGCATCGCTGCCCATGGCCGGGATATCCTGGCACAAATCGCCGCACGGCCCTCGGACCTCAGCCGCGCCAGGCGCTTTCTGACCGTGTTTCTCGAAGGTGCTGAGCAGGTTTCCAAGGGTTACGTGCACACCCATCGCCATACGGATTCAGCAGAACTCGAACAACGCTTTCGTTCGGTATTGGTCACCATCGAGGATCAGTTCATCCATCAGCGCCAGCGCCTGACCCAAACCGATGTGACCGATCTGGATATCCAAATCGAAGTACTGCAAAAGCAGCTTGAGCAGGAGGCCATCACATGACAGTAGCGACTGAACAGTCCTTAAAATCCGCGCCAACCGACAGCCAAGAGCAGCCGGCGCCCGCGCCAGCCTCTAGCTCGGCCGACATCAAACACCTGCTCGCCGAAATTGACCTGAGCGACAGTCAATCCATCTTGCACTTTGGTGCCAAGGCTCAGCAGCAGCTCACGCAGGTCTCGGAGCAGATGCTCGAAGGGGTGCGCGCCAAGGACACCGGCCCCGCCGGTGATGCGCTGAATAACATGGTCGGACAATTGCGCGGTTTCGATATCGAAGCGCTCGATCCCAACGCCAAGCGCGGACTGCTCGGGCGTCTGTTCGGCAAGACCAAACAGGTGCGCAAGTTCTTGCAGGAGTATGAAGAAGTCCGCGACCAGATCGAGCGTATCAGCATGGAGCTTGATCGCCACAAGACGCGGCTGATGACCGATGTGGTCTCGCTTGATCGTCTCTATGACGCCAATCTGGATTATTTTCGCGAGCTGGAGGCCTATATCGTCGCCGGGGATGCCAAGCTGGCCGAACTCGACCGCGACACCATCCCGGCACTGGAGGCCGAGGCCAGCCAGAGCGAGGACATGGTCAAGGCGCAAAATCTGCGCGACCTGCGCGGCGCGCGCGACGACCTGGAGCGCCGCGTGCATGACCTGCGCCTGACCCGCCAGGTGACCATGCAGGCGCTGCCGAGCATTCGCCTGGTGCAAGAGAACGACAAAGGGCTGATCAACAAGATCAACTCCACCCTGGTCAACACAGTGCCGCTGTGGCGCCAACAGCTCGCTCAGGCGATTACCATTTTCCGCTCCGGGCGCGCAGCCGAGACGGTCAAGGCCGCCACTGACCTGACCAACGAGCTCCTCATGGCCAATGCCAAGAACCTCAAACAGGCCAATACCCAGGCGCGCACTCAGATCGAGCGCGGGGTGTTTGATATTGAAACCGTCAAGGCCGCCAATCAGGCGCTAATCACCACCATCGAGGAGAGCCTGAGCATTGCCGATGAAGGGCGGCGCGCGCGCGCTGCAGCTAGTCAGGAACTCAGGCAGCTTGAGACCAATCTGCGCCAGGCGCTGAGCAAGGCGTCAGCGCCAACCCGGCACGGCTGACAGGGGTATTATCAACCGGCGCCGGATGGGTAGCTGGTTACCCATGGGTGCGAGTTGCGGCCATCCGGACGAGTGCATTCGCCCCACAGGTTGGCCACTGCCGTATTTGTCTGAGCAATCGCGCTAAATGTCGTGCTTCTCGTCCGCCAGGCCAAACCCAAGCAACTCCAGTAGCAGACCAGTCACAGCACCGCCGACAGCGCCGCCGAGCGATCCGTTCGGGATCTGCTCGAACAGGTGTTTTAGGCTGCTGCCCGCATCGAGCTCAAGTCCGGCGCTGGTGGTGCCGACCATTAGCCAGACACCCACACCCACCACGCCGGCAATCCAGGCTGCGACCAGCGGGCCGCCCAAGCGCGTCCAGGGCCAGCCAGAGCAGCCGCGCAGCAGCCAGTGGTGATTGAGCTGAAAGAGCGTGCCGACCAGGGCCACCACGCCGGCCACGACGACCATGTCGTCGATGGGTTTTACATAGAGCTGTAGCGCAATGGCAATGGCGAGACCAGCGCCGGCACCGGCCAGCAAACCGGTGAATGTCACCCCGAAAGCGCGCGCATTTGCCTCCCTGCCACGATTGAAAAACAGGCCGGCAATCAGGCCGGCGCTGGCCGCGACCGCAGTGATGATTGCCAAATCGACCACCTGCAGGTAGAGCATGAGATAGGCAATTGAGGCTAGCACTCCGGCAGCGGCACCCACCAGCGCCACGAACATGGCGCTA includes the following:
- the sufD gene encoding Fe-S cluster assembly protein SufD, with protein sequence MKSAPTSITPTEPALLGWLDGAPAERRRREPDWLTAMRAAATERASNQGVPTKRSEGWRYTSLRALIDQGFQPHQEPITALQPEDIEDQLIPGLDSHRLVMVNGHFEPRLSQLEGLPAGVRIGSLADVLAQDADALAGLLGQIAGDGQHLFTSLNTAGFDDGLVMLIDAKVRLERPVELLNISIGLDQAEGPGLAQPRHLIHLAAGAQAELIERHLSFGDALYCNNAVVEIRLAEQARLHHVRLQQESPSAYHLTGLYLEQDAASRYRSVNIGMGGVWARTDLVARFLAPEADCELQGLYLAGDGQLIDYHMDVQHLVPGCASRENFKGILHGKGKAVFDGRVYVAADAHQTDAAMSNRNLILSPNAEVDTKPQLEIYANDVKCSHGTTVGQLDPEMLFYLRSRGIAAALARRMLCLGFAGEIIDAIGSEPLREQISEAVGERLERSPL
- a CDS encoding SUF system Fe-S cluster assembly protein gives rise to the protein MNRLARFTGFGRDKQPTETDDTAGVPSPEVPEVEAVVEQMDAEELREPIIAALRRVHDPEIPVNIYDLGLIYKIDIASNGNVDVDMTLTAAACPVAGMMPLMVKDAVQKVEGVGQVEVELVWDPPWSQDNMSEEALLQLGMM
- a CDS encoding 5-bromo-4-chloroindolyl phosphate hydrolysis family protein, producing MSLDRHDISGDVRQAANSARQSWQRWREGRPKAPRMLLLWLATVPLIPAAFASLVTGHLSAFTADALAYALFAVAAILARRGYLNSTREPRRRFSRRLYLPLLNVAGVLVGAATAITAIAGAGYAASVGLAFALVAMTGFFLAYGMQPWLKGERLEAVDRESRLVAEALAEAESRLIQIEQAAHALGNQELRGRLSRIAAHGRDILAQIAARPSDLSRARRFLTVFLEGAEQVSKGYVHTHRHTDSAELEQRFRSVLVTIEDQFIHQRQRLTQTDVTDLDIQIEVLQKQLEQEAIT
- a CDS encoding toxic anion resistance protein, whose product is MTVATEQSLKSAPTDSQEQPAPAPASSSADIKHLLAEIDLSDSQSILHFGAKAQQQLTQVSEQMLEGVRAKDTGPAGDALNNMVGQLRGFDIEALDPNAKRGLLGRLFGKTKQVRKFLQEYEEVRDQIERISMELDRHKTRLMTDVVSLDRLYDANLDYFRELEAYIVAGDAKLAELDRDTIPALEAEASQSEDMVKAQNLRDLRGARDDLERRVHDLRLTRQVTMQALPSIRLVQENDKGLINKINSTLVNTVPLWRQQLAQAITIFRSGRAAETVKAATDLTNELLMANAKNLKQANTQARTQIERGVFDIETVKAANQALITTIEESLSIADEGRRARAAASQELRQLETNLRQALSKASAPTRHG